In the genome of Actinomycetota bacterium, the window GCGAGGAGATGACCCGCGCCAGCTCCAGCACCGCCGCCGTCCCCGAGGCGTTGTAGTCGGCGCCGGGAAAGTATTCCCCCGTGGCGGCATCCACGCCCAGCCCGTCGTAGTTGGCGGTGACCATCACCACCTCCTCGCCCCTCTCTCCCGGGAGTTCTCCCAGGATGTTGGCGCAGGTCACGGCGGGCTCGGAGGGAGGGTTCTCGAGGAAACACCGCTCCGCGGGCACCGGGAACTCCTGGCGAAAGCCCGACAGGCCCAGCTCCTCCACCGGCGCGAGCCCCAGCTCCTCCAAGCGCTGCGCCAGGAAGGCCTCCAGTTCCCGTGACTCGGAGGAGCCGGCCGGACGCCCCCGCAGCCCCTCTCCCGCAAGGTACTCTATATCACGCATCATGTGTCCGGGATCCACCGCGTCGGCGAGGGAGAGCAGGAAACCATCTTTTTCGCCATCCTGGGGCGCCGATCCTCCGCATCCCGCCACCACCAGGACGGCGGCGAGCAAGAGTATGAAAATGGGGTCACATCTTCGATCTTCGGTCTTGGCGGACCGGGGCTTAATCCTCGAGCGCATGCTCGATAGCGGCGGTCGCGAGACCCGCATCCTTACGCCGAGAAGGCAACGGCCGCCCGCATCCTGCGGATGGCGGGCGGCCCCCTCTACGGATGCGGGACGGTCCACAGGTGCAGATCCTCCACCCTTCCCGGCCGGTACTGGGGAGGAGGCCCCCTCTACGGATGCGGGACGTTCCACAGGGCCAGAAAACCCCGTTCCGGAATGCGCCGTGCCTCCCAAGCGGCTATCTCCCCTTCCCCCGCTTCTTTTTCTTCCTCTTCGCCCTCCTGTCGGCGGAGCCGGGAGTGCTCGGCTTACCGGCGCCCTTCCCCCGCTCCGCGCCGTTTCTTCCATACCAGGGCAGCGCCTGCGATGAGGAGCAGGGCTCCCAGGGAACCGAAGACCATACCAAGTATCAAGCCCGTCCTGGCGCCCCCGCCACCTTTCTCCTCTCCGCCGCTTGTTCCCGTGATCTCCGACCGGGAGAGCCCCAAGGCCTCATAAGCGTCCCGGGGCTGCCCGCCCGCGCCATCCCCCGCCACCGTGACTCCCACGTTCTGGATCCCCGATACGTCCTGCACCGTCCGCACGATCTGCACCATCGCCTTCCGGGAGGCCTCCGTGTCCCCCGCCAGCTGCATCAGCTCATGCGAGAGGTTGAGGCTGAACTCGCTGCGGTCCTGCTTGATGGTGGTGTACTGGAGCTTGGTGCCCTCGGGGATAAAGGTCACGTATCCGGCGGCCTTTTCCTCTTCCGTGGGGCCTTTGAGGAGCTCGAGGATGGCGAACTCCACCATCTGGCCTCCTCCGGTGATCTCGCGCTCCACCTGGGCCAGCTCGCCGTCCCGGAAGAAATATACGTGCCCGGGAGGGGCGGTCTCCCCGCCGGGCTGGGTGACCTCGGGCCCGAACTGCCCCTGGGCAGGCTCCGGTGTCGGCTGCTGTTCCTGTGCATACGCCACGCCGCATACCAGGAGGAGAAGCACCGCGGCGGCGATGACGGCGAACGGCTTCCTGGGCATGGTCACGCTCCCTTCGCGCCTTGACTAACCTTTGACCGATCCAGCGTGCGGTCCATGTAAGACCCGTGGACCGTAGAATACGGCCCTGCCTTATTGTATGGAGATGCCGGTGTCGCGGGCAAGGTTCCACCGGACGTGGATGGCGCCACGCCGCGGCGGATAAGCGCATCCCACGATGACCGTATGTCCCTCGGCCGGTTGCGACAGGGGGATGCCCACACCGGATCCGAGGCATGCCGCGGCATCCTCGTGTGGCCACCGGCGCGCGCCCGCTTTTGCCCCGCCCGGGGCGGAGACGAAGCGGTAGCGTCGCCGTGAGGTCGCCCCCTCGGCGGTCATGTACATGAAGGTGGCGGCGGAGATGTAGAGATGTAAGAAGGGGCGCCGCGTGCCCAGGCCACCCGCGCCATATGCCTCGCGCGAGTGTCGCTACCTCGTCCCCTCGTCCCAGGGAGCGCCGATAAGAGGAGACGTCGATGACACGAAGGTCCATCCGTCCCCTCGTCCCAGGCAGCGCCGGCGCGAGGCCCCGGTCCGTGTCGGGGACAGGCGCGTTTGCCCCGGAGCGCCGGGAGGGATAATCTGTAGGGTATGAGGTGCTCGGATGCGCCTCTGGGGCGAGGAAGGGTCGCCCCAGAGGCAGCGGCGGCTCCGAGGGCGTTTGCGACGTCGGGAAAAGAAGAAACACAGAACGGATGAGCCGTG includes:
- a CDS encoding M20/M25/M40 family metallo-hydrolase, which encodes MAGCGGSAPQDGEKDGFLLSLADAVDPGHMMRDIEYLAGEGLRGRPAGSSESRELEAFLAQRLEELGLAPVEELGLSGFRQEFPVPAERCFLENPPSEPAVTCANILGELPGERGEEVVMVTANYDGLGVDAATGEYFPGADYNASGTAAVLELARVISSLSDRPRNTVVFALLGAEECGGYGSSALAEVLEEKGFKSRVHIINLEGLGAGEGDYMDVWDLNYRKNRPAVEALDEAAAMLEVTLEIGGADPGTSAATFFLHHLPAVTCDWSWFERDEHPDFHQPGDTVERLGEEGLRAVTRVVAVAVWLLAD
- a CDS encoding GerMN domain-containing protein, coding for MPRKPFAVIAAAVLLLLVCGVAYAQEQQPTPEPAQGQFGPEVTQPGGETAPPGHVYFFRDGELAQVEREITGGGQMVEFAILELLKGPTEEEKAAGYVTFIPEGTKLQYTTIKQDRSEFSLNLSHELMQLAGDTEASRKAMVQIVRTVQDVSGIQNVGVTVAGDGAGGQPRDAYEALGLSRSEITGTSGGEEKGGGGARTGLILGMVFGSLGALLLIAGAALVWKKRRGAGEGRR